From one Coffea eugenioides isolate CCC68of chromosome 11, Ceug_1.0, whole genome shotgun sequence genomic stretch:
- the LOC113751060 gene encoding cellulose synthase-like protein G3, producing the protein MEPPLHSIRSMRRTIFNRIFAVIYSIALLLLLFHHALNLFSSTSILSFFISISMFISDLLLAFMWPTGQGFRICPVTREVFPENLEKTVDKKDFPDLDIFICTADPYKEPPVNVVNTALSVLAYDYPTEKLSVYVSDDGGSELTLFAFMEAAKFGTHWLPFCRENEVLDRCPEAYFRSKYTPNSETEKIKIMYEQMKKRIENVVDSGKVSEYITSEEEPEAFSKWNKEFTRQDHPAVIQVLLESCKDKDVTGFPMPNLIYVSREKSRTSPHQFKAGALNTLLRVSAVMTNGPIILIQDCDMISNDPRTPYNVLCYFMDASIRPKLAYVQFPQCFKGLNKNDIYSSEMKRWFHINPMGMDGLLGPDNMGPGCFFTRRAFFGGPSMSLFVQPELPQLSPDHEVNSSIKSKHILELADRLAGCNYEKGTNWGSKIGFRYGSLVEDYYTGYHLHSQGWISIFCQPKRPAFLGDIPITLLDVINQQIRWGVGLLEVAFSRYSPITFGMQALGPLMSLCYANYAFNSIWSIPITTYSYLPQLILLNKIYIFPKVSDPWFILYAFLFLGAYGQDCLEFILAQGTLTRWWSEQRIWLIRGLTNELFGSLEYLIKIMGFTTQGFHVTSKLVDDEQSKRYDRGIFEFGVASPIFLPLATAAIINLAALLHGTMQILKGGNFDESFVQLFISGFGMVNCLPVFEAMVLRTDKGRMPIKTTLISIISALCLYIVASFILKI; encoded by the exons ATGGAGCCTCCCCTTCACTCCATTAGATCCATGCGTCGCACCATATTCAACCGTATCTTTGCTGTTATTTACTCTATTGCTCTTCTATTACTACTATTTCATCATGCCCTCAATCTCTTCTCCTCCACTTCCATACTCTCTTTCTTCATATCCATTTCCATGTTCATCTCTGATCTTCTTCTGGCTTTCATGTGGCCCACGGGTCAGGGATTTCGAATATGTCCCGTTACTCGCGAAGTATTCCCAGAAAACCTTGAAAAAACTGTAGACAAGAAGGATTTTCCGGATTTAGACATCTTTATATGCACTGCTGATCCTTATAAAGAACCACCTGTTAATGTTGTTAACACAGCTTTGTCAGTTTTGGCTTATGATTATCCGACAGAGAAGCTTTCGGTTTATGTTTCTGATGATGGAGGCTCAGAGCTAACTCTCTTTGCTTTCATGGAAGCTGCTAAATTTGGAACCCATTGGTTACCTTTTTGCAGGGAGAACGAGGTCCTGGACAGGTGTCCGGAGGCATATTTTAGATCAAAGTATACCCCCAACTCTGAAACTGAGAAAATTAAG ATAATGTATGAGCAGATGAAGAAAAGAATAGAAAATGTGGTCGACAGTGGAAAGGTTTCTGAATACATTACAAGCGAGGAAGAGCCTGAAGCTTTTAGCAAATGGAATAAAGAATTCACTCGTCAGGATCATCCTGCAGTGATTCAG GTTTTGCTTGAAAGCTGCAAGGATAAAGATGTAACAGGCTTCCCAATGCCAAATCTCATATATGTGTCTAGAGAGAAAAGCAGGACTTCTCCACATCAATTTAAAGCTGGAGCCCTTAATACGCTG CTTCGTGTATCAGCTGTTATGACAAATGGTCCTATAATTCTAATCCAAGACTGCGACATGATCTCAAATGACCCCAGAACTCCATATAATGTCCTATGCTACTTCATGGATGCTTCAATTAGGCCAAAATTGGCCTATGTTCAATTTCCTCAATGTTTCAAAGGCCTAAACAAGAATGACATCTATTCATCCGAGATGAAACGTTGGTTTCACATCAACCCAATGGGGATGGATGGATTATTAGGCCCTGATAATATGGGGCCTGGATGCTTTTTCACGAGAAGAGCTTTCTTTGGTGGTCCATCAATGTCATTATTTGTACAGCCAGAATTGCCCCAGCTGAGCCCTGATCATGAAGTCAATAGTTCTATTAAGTCTAAGCATATTTTGGAGCTGGCTGATCGTTTGGCAGGTTGCAATTATGAGAAAGGGACTAATTGGGGTTCTAAG ATTGGATTTAGATATGGTTCTTTGGTGGAAGACTATTACACTGGTTATCATCTTCATTCTCAAGGATGGATATCAATATTTTGCCAGCCAAAGAGGCCAGCATTTTTGGGAGATATACCAATTACCCTACTCGATGTAATAAACCAACAAATCCGGTGGGGTGTTGGCCTTCTTGAGGTTGCATTCTCCAGATACAGTCCAATAACTTTTGGCATGCAAGCTTTGGGGCCCTTGATGAGTCTTTGTTATGCAAATTATGCTTTTAATTCCATTTGGTCAATTCCGATCACCACATATTCCTATCTTCCTCAGCTCATTCTTCTCAACAAAATCTATATATTTCCTAAG GTCTCCGATCCATGGTTTATCTTGTATGCTTTCCTATTTCTTGGTGCATATGGACAAGATTGCCTAGAATTTATATTAGCCCAAGGCACACTAACAAGGTGGTGGAGTGAACAGAGGATTTGGCTTATTAGAGGACTCACAAATGAATTGTTTGGAAGCCTTGAATACCTAATCAAAATCATGGGCTTCACCACACAGGGATTCCATGTCACAAGCAAACTAGTAGATGATGAACAAAGCAAAAGATATGATCGAGGGATTTTTGAGTTTGGTGTTGCCTCACCTATTTTTTTGCCTTTGGCAACAGCTGCAATCATCAATTTAGCTGCTCTGCTTCATGGTACCATGCAAATTTTGAAGGGAGGAAACTTTGATGAATCTTTTGTGCAGCTGTTTATTTCTGGTTTTGGTATGGTAAATTGCTTGCCAGTTTTTGAAGCCATGGTTCTGAGAACTGATAAAGGAAGGATGCCAATCAAGACTACACTCATTTCAATCATTTCAGCATTGTGCCTTTATATAGTAGCTTCTTTCATACTGAAGATTTGA